A single genomic interval of Stieleria maiorica harbors:
- a CDS encoding serine/threonine protein kinase, whose product MPRDDTSRNPPTRSQWKTLDESPRAPRGLGQSTILSVVRQAPVGPLSPLIASLVVAVLLGVTLYVGWLVRERVRGSIRNSLETVLAANINALQLWLADQRETAKQYAAEESLRSIAIGILERDSEDAQEMPSHQSEYLRDLTARLSDAGYLGWAIIDPLGGVLDSSDDRFNGSAIPFGKELFERLTSGKASVTRPFEIATRQVGNQENGAEKIAVMCAIAPLRHDLRTGGFLSLMIDPSKQFSKILSVAQLGNSGETYAFDRQAVMISSSRFESQLSQVGLLAPGETSPLKIHVRDPGVNLLKQVNVPGEPTTWPMTQMADNATRGGAGSNVVGYNGYRGVPVVGAWTWLSEYDFGIASELDVDEAFASLQIIRNSFLALFGAALIAAAVLLALAWITRPREINTRRVEALKRRLGQYDLHQRIGRGGMGTVYLGTHGLLDRKVAIKVLENADATERSLARFQREVQLSARLKHPNTVEIYDFGRTDEGTFFYVMEYVEGISLEQLVDYYGRQPAERVIYLLLQICGSISEAHLAGMIHRDIKPANILLTSRSGIHDLIKVLDFGLAKQIDHDSVQLTRVDSLTGTPLFMSPESIRDAASADVLSDIYSIGAVGYTLLCGSAPLEGESATDICAKKLHQEPEPPERRVGVPLAKDLQKILLRCLRLNPAKRPQSAQQLAGELLACADSPHWTQADAALWWREIFDGPYLDDFELSEENPSADGTQGDTAVNEKRPAASPGASPLAQSTAN is encoded by the coding sequence GTTGGGCGTGACGCTGTATGTGGGTTGGTTGGTGCGAGAGCGTGTGCGAGGCAGTATTCGCAATTCGCTCGAAACGGTGCTGGCGGCCAACATCAACGCGCTTCAGTTGTGGCTGGCCGACCAGCGAGAAACGGCCAAACAGTATGCCGCCGAAGAAAGTTTGCGTTCGATCGCGATCGGGATTCTGGAACGAGACTCCGAAGATGCCCAGGAGATGCCATCGCACCAATCCGAGTACTTGCGGGATCTGACGGCGCGATTGAGCGACGCCGGTTACTTGGGTTGGGCGATCATCGATCCGTTGGGCGGAGTACTGGATTCAAGCGATGATCGCTTCAATGGCAGCGCGATTCCGTTTGGTAAAGAACTGTTTGAGCGTTTGACGTCCGGAAAAGCCTCTGTGACACGCCCTTTCGAAATCGCGACACGCCAGGTCGGCAACCAGGAAAACGGTGCGGAGAAAATTGCGGTCATGTGCGCGATCGCTCCACTGCGCCACGACCTTCGGACCGGCGGTTTCTTGTCGTTGATGATCGATCCATCCAAGCAGTTCAGCAAGATTCTGTCGGTGGCTCAATTGGGAAACAGCGGCGAGACCTATGCCTTTGATCGGCAGGCGGTGATGATTTCGAGCAGCCGATTCGAATCCCAGCTGTCCCAAGTGGGGTTGCTCGCGCCCGGGGAAACGAGTCCGCTGAAGATTCATGTCCGCGACCCCGGCGTCAATCTTCTCAAACAGGTCAACGTGCCGGGCGAACCGACGACGTGGCCGATGACGCAGATGGCCGACAACGCCACGCGTGGCGGGGCCGGTTCGAACGTCGTCGGTTACAACGGGTATCGGGGCGTTCCCGTGGTTGGCGCGTGGACGTGGCTTTCGGAATACGATTTCGGGATCGCCAGCGAATTGGATGTCGACGAAGCGTTTGCGTCGCTGCAAATCATTCGCAATTCGTTCCTGGCACTTTTCGGTGCCGCGTTGATCGCCGCGGCGGTTCTGTTGGCGCTTGCCTGGATCACACGCCCACGCGAAATCAACACCCGTCGCGTCGAGGCGTTGAAACGGCGTTTGGGACAATACGATTTGCATCAGCGGATCGGCCGCGGCGGGATGGGCACGGTCTATCTGGGCACGCACGGATTGCTGGACCGCAAAGTCGCCATCAAAGTCCTCGAAAACGCCGACGCGACCGAGCGATCACTGGCCCGGTTCCAGCGTGAAGTTCAGTTGTCGGCACGGTTGAAGCATCCCAACACCGTCGAGATCTATGATTTCGGCCGCACCGATGAAGGCACCTTTTTTTATGTGATGGAGTATGTCGAAGGGATCTCGCTGGAACAGCTGGTCGACTATTACGGACGTCAACCGGCCGAACGCGTGATCTATTTGTTATTGCAGATCTGCGGATCGATCTCGGAAGCTCATTTGGCGGGGATGATCCACCGCGACATCAAACCGGCAAACATTCTGTTGACCTCGCGGAGCGGGATCCATGATTTGATTAAGGTGTTGGACTTCGGATTGGCCAAACAAATCGATCATGATTCGGTCCAGTTGACGCGCGTCGATTCGCTGACCGGCACGCCACTGTTCATGTCGCCCGAGTCGATTCGTGATGCGGCCTCGGCCGACGTCTTGAGCGACATCTATTCGATCGGTGCGGTGGGTTACACGCTGCTGTGCGGCTCGGCACCGCTGGAAGGCGAATCGGCGACCGACATTTGCGCCAAGAAACTGCACCAGGAACCGGAACCGCCGGAGCGACGTGTCGGCGTCCCGCTGGCCAAGGACCTTCAAAAGATCTTGCTGCGGTGTTTGCGTTTGAACCCGGCAAAACGACCGCAGTCGGCACAACAACTGGCCGGGGAGCTGCTGGCGTGTGCCGACAGTCCCCATTGGACGCAAGCGGACGCTGCTTTATGGTGGCGCGAGATCTTCGACGGGCCCTATCTGGACGATTTTGAGCTCAGCGAAGAGAATCCCTCGGCCGACGGCACCCAAGGTGACACCGCCGTGAACGAAAAACGTCCAGCGGCCAGTCCAGGGGCCAGCCCACTGGCTCAATCAACGGCGAACTGA